The Luteolibacter rhizosphaerae genome has a segment encoding these proteins:
- a CDS encoding class I SAM-dependent methyltransferase: MRSLLAPIARLLLPSDFRLYLRTRRMGGHFRLRTPDRIFLEDEVVPWLRDQAGVKAVLDVGCDWYTRAYPDLTGAERYETIDLDPAKARHARSSKHHVGSVLELDRHVEADAFDLIMCNGVLGWGVNERNQIAEAAGQLARALKPGGWLVLGWNDVDPWRPACLKAFEIAPLKRVLFPPAGSDTHLTETKSRHTYRFFKHSMVASDRN, encoded by the coding sequence ATGCGAAGCCTCCTAGCCCCCATTGCACGATTGCTTCTTCCATCCGACTTCCGGCTCTATCTGAGGACCCGGCGGATGGGTGGTCACTTCCGCTTGCGGACTCCGGACCGGATCTTCCTGGAGGACGAGGTAGTTCCGTGGCTGCGGGACCAGGCCGGGGTGAAAGCGGTGCTGGATGTCGGCTGCGATTGGTATACCCGCGCCTACCCGGATCTAACAGGTGCGGAGCGCTACGAGACGATCGATCTGGATCCGGCGAAGGCGAGGCATGCGAGAAGCAGCAAGCACCATGTCGGATCGGTGCTGGAGTTGGACCGTCATGTGGAAGCCGACGCCTTCGATCTGATCATGTGCAATGGCGTGCTCGGATGGGGAGTGAACGAGCGGAACCAGATCGCGGAGGCTGCGGGGCAACTGGCGAGAGCCTTGAAACCCGGAGGGTGGCTGGTGCTGGGTTGGAATGATGTTGATCCCTGGCGCCCGGCTTGCCTGAAGGCATTCGAGATCGCGCCCCTAAAGCGAGTGCTTTTTCCGCCTGCGGGTTCGGATACCCATCTAACCGAAACCAAGTCGCGGCACACTTATCGCTTCTTCAAGCATTCCATGGTTGCAAGCGATCGGAACTGA
- a CDS encoding SAM-dependent methyltransferase, with product MNSSNWPWKDGGKLRFDRFMDLALHDPDRGYYARRIRAVGKGGDFTTTPMLTPALGKAVAAWALDALRETRCRDLIELGPGEGLLARAVIQALPWWQRLRTRIHLVETSSPLRARQQSLLGPKVRWHASINEALEACGGRACIYSNEFVDAFPVRRFRREPDGWSELFLSPAEVWEPCSDLPSSSALQSSFPSGQIVEVMDAYHAWLDTWTGHWRAGRMLTIDYGAEVDTLYHRRPRGSFRAYLLQQRLEGPDAYGNPGKQDLTADVNFTDLQDWSSPSLETRALTTQAEFLRPHADPSRPADAQAIDPQGAGGAFLVLDQQRLAPRAD from the coding sequence ATGAATTCCTCTAACTGGCCATGGAAAGACGGCGGAAAGCTTCGCTTCGACCGCTTCATGGACCTCGCGCTCCACGATCCGGACCGCGGTTACTACGCCCGTCGCATCCGCGCCGTGGGTAAGGGTGGCGACTTCACCACCACCCCCATGCTCACACCGGCCTTGGGCAAGGCGGTCGCGGCGTGGGCTCTCGACGCGCTTCGCGAGACCCGCTGCCGCGATCTGATCGAACTCGGCCCCGGCGAAGGCCTGCTCGCCCGTGCGGTGATCCAAGCCCTACCGTGGTGGCAACGCCTCCGCACCAGGATTCACCTCGTCGAAACCTCCTCCCCCCTCCGCGCCCGACAGCAGAGTCTCCTCGGCCCCAAGGTCCGCTGGCATGCCTCGATCAATGAAGCCCTCGAAGCTTGCGGCGGTCGTGCCTGCATCTACTCGAACGAGTTTGTCGATGCCTTCCCCGTACGCCGCTTCCGCCGTGAGCCGGATGGATGGAGCGAGCTCTTTCTCTCTCCCGCCGAAGTCTGGGAACCCTGCTCCGATCTTCCCTCATCCTCCGCCCTTCAGTCCTCTTTCCCTTCCGGACAAATCGTGGAAGTGATGGATGCCTATCACGCTTGGCTCGATACTTGGACCGGACACTGGAGGGCCGGTCGCATGCTGACCATCGACTATGGAGCAGAAGTGGACACCCTCTACCATCGCCGCCCCCGGGGCTCCTTCCGCGCCTACCTCCTCCAGCAGCGACTGGAGGGCCCGGATGCCTATGGCAATCCCGGCAAGCAGGATCTCACCGCGGACGTCAACTTCACCGATCTCCAAGACTGGTCCTCCCCTTCGCTCGAAACCCGTGCACTCACGACCCAAGCCGAGTTCCTTCGGCCCCACGCCGATCCCTCCCGTCCCGCCGATGCCCAGGCGATCGATCCGCAGGGCGCGGGCGGAGCCTTCCTCGTCCTCGATCAGCAGCGCCTTGCGCCCCGGGCGGATTGA
- a CDS encoding L,D-transpeptidase family protein, producing MIRFVFILIASALTAVGFELPAKSTQCIVGVAKDWNSSNVTLKAYEKRGGKWVEVLGSWTGRLGRDGLVWGLGIHPLPPGAKVKKEGDFRAPAGVFHLGGAWGAHEGIKKHPKLFYRQVTTRDLWVEDPFSPSYNKHLVLNHEPASAWEKKQQMKQDDYPHSLKLFIAHNAPPKVSPGHGSAIFFHIWRGAGSKPTAGCTTMEEAKLRQLIAWVDPGKQPIYVLLPQAEYATKKAEWKLP from the coding sequence GTGATCCGCTTCGTCTTCATCCTCATCGCTAGCGCCCTCACCGCCGTCGGCTTCGAGCTCCCGGCCAAATCGACCCAATGCATCGTCGGTGTCGCCAAAGACTGGAACTCATCCAACGTCACCCTCAAAGCCTACGAGAAACGCGGCGGCAAATGGGTTGAAGTCCTCGGCTCTTGGACCGGCCGCCTCGGACGCGATGGCTTGGTCTGGGGACTTGGCATCCATCCCCTGCCTCCCGGCGCCAAGGTGAAGAAGGAAGGCGACTTCCGCGCTCCCGCCGGCGTCTTCCACCTCGGCGGTGCTTGGGGTGCCCACGAAGGCATCAAAAAACACCCGAAACTCTTCTATCGCCAAGTCACCACCCGCGACCTCTGGGTCGAGGACCCTTTTTCCCCCAGCTACAACAAGCACCTTGTCCTCAATCACGAACCGGCCAGCGCTTGGGAGAAGAAGCAGCAGATGAAGCAGGATGACTACCCGCATTCATTGAAACTCTTTATTGCACATAATGCTCCCCCGAAAGTGTCTCCAGGCCACGGGAGCGCCATTTTCTTCCACATTTGGCGCGGCGCCGGCTCCAAACCCACCGCCGGTTGCACCACCATGGAGGAAGCCAAGCTCCGTCAACTCATCGCGTGGGTCGATCCCGGCAAGCAGCCCATCTACGTCCTACTTCCGCAAGCGGAGTACGCCACCAAAAAGGCGGAATGGAAACTCCCCTAA